A stretch of Vibrio sp. B1FLJ16 DNA encodes these proteins:
- a CDS encoding aldolase gives MSNNSKTEQQLREQMVTLARSMFERGYATGGAGNLSIRLENGHFLATPTGSSFGRLVAEELSVVDIDGNHISGKKPSKEVAFHLAIYRNKPECNAIVHLHSTYLTALSCLEGLERDNAIKAFTPYYVMRVGELPVIPYLRPGDPQIAEELAKLAGDYRAFLLANHGPVITGTDFEDAVDNAEELEETAKLAFILKDTNIRYLTDEEVQDLKGRGK, from the coding sequence ATGAGCAATAACTCTAAGACGGAGCAGCAGCTTCGGGAACAAATGGTCACACTGGCGCGCTCTATGTTCGAACGTGGTTATGCCACTGGCGGTGCTGGTAACCTTTCAATTCGGTTGGAGAATGGTCACTTTCTGGCTACGCCGACAGGCTCTTCATTTGGTCGCCTAGTAGCTGAAGAACTCTCAGTAGTGGATATCGATGGAAACCATATATCAGGAAAGAAGCCTTCAAAAGAAGTAGCGTTCCACCTGGCTATCTATCGCAATAAGCCTGAGTGCAATGCAATTGTGCACCTGCACTCAACTTATCTGACCGCGCTATCTTGTCTGGAAGGACTGGAGCGCGACAATGCGATCAAAGCGTTCACCCCATACTATGTTATGCGTGTTGGTGAGCTACCGGTTATCCCTTATCTTCGTCCCGGCGACCCTCAAATTGCAGAGGAGCTAGCGAAACTCGCAGGCGATTATCGCGCTTTCCTACTGGCGAATCATGGCCCGGTCATCACGGGTACTGATTTTGAGGATGCGGTAGATAATGCTGAAGAGCTCGAAGAAACGGCCAAACTGGCGTTCATTCTTAAAGACACAAACATCCGTTACCTAACGGATGAAGAAGTTCAGGATCTAAAAGGGAGAGGTAAATAA
- a CDS encoding SLC13 family permease has translation MDGALIGIVIGIIAMMGMIIKTRIPVALAMIIASIIMGLFAGMAPTELINAIKAGFGGVLGGIGLIIAFGVIMGACFERSGAAVRMAKTFVKICGKGREDLALGFTGVLVAIPVFCDSAYIILHSLVRAISRDTGKSAVGLGVTLALGLLITHALVPPTPGPVAVAGILGVDLGEYMLWGLMVSIPMMLLSMIYIRRVGNEYYRVPNGESWITNQADWANLEKVKATDDKDLPGNFLSFGPILIPIALILANTLIGKGDTALHTVMSLLGNPVVAVGLGVLMALYGLTRHIERKDMVGSMDDALSTTGLILVVTGCGGAMGAVLKASGAGPQVAEAIASSGIPPLLVPLAIASMLRLIQGSATASMMVAATMTLPLVETLGLDPVFVALACAVGPVGFSHLNDSYFHIINRTLGITELADQLKIWSVSSTIAWAIGASIIMVLNLVFGKGGTIIDPLVPIAVLAAVIIAVKIKSGKTNSVESIA, from the coding sequence ATGGACGGAGCATTAATAGGCATTGTGATTGGTATCATCGCCATGATGGGGATGATTATAAAAACACGTATCCCTGTCGCGCTTGCGATGATTATTGCCAGCATTATCATGGGTCTGTTCGCAGGAATGGCACCGACCGAGTTAATTAACGCGATCAAAGCTGGCTTCGGCGGCGTTCTGGGTGGTATTGGCCTGATCATCGCTTTCGGCGTTATCATGGGAGCGTGTTTTGAACGCTCTGGCGCGGCGGTTCGCATGGCGAAAACGTTCGTAAAAATTTGTGGTAAAGGTCGTGAAGATCTTGCGCTTGGTTTCACCGGCGTGCTTGTGGCAATCCCTGTATTCTGTGACTCTGCGTACATCATTTTACACTCTCTTGTTCGCGCAATTTCACGTGATACTGGTAAGTCAGCAGTTGGCTTAGGTGTAACACTTGCTCTTGGTCTCTTGATCACTCACGCGCTTGTGCCGCCAACACCAGGGCCAGTTGCTGTTGCAGGTATTCTTGGTGTAGACCTTGGTGAGTACATGCTTTGGGGTCTGATGGTTTCAATACCAATGATGCTTCTGTCTATGATCTACATCCGCCGCGTTGGTAACGAATACTACCGCGTTCCAAATGGTGAATCTTGGATCACAAATCAAGCGGATTGGGCAAACCTTGAGAAAGTAAAAGCAACGGATGATAAAGATCTACCAGGTAACTTCCTATCATTTGGTCCTATCCTGATTCCAATTGCACTTATCCTAGCTAACACACTGATTGGTAAGGGTGATACTGCGCTACATACAGTAATGTCTCTATTGGGTAACCCAGTAGTAGCCGTTGGCCTGGGTGTACTTATGGCACTTTACGGTCTAACTCGTCACATTGAACGTAAAGACATGGTTGGTTCCATGGATGATGCGCTATCAACGACAGGTCTAATCCTTGTGGTTACTGGCTGTGGTGGTGCAATGGGTGCGGTACTAAAAGCATCTGGTGCAGGTCCACAGGTTGCAGAAGCAATCGCAAGCAGCGGTATTCCACCACTACTAGTTCCATTAGCAATTGCATCAATGCTTCGCCTGATTCAAGGTTCAGCGACAGCGTCTATGATGGTTGCGGCAACAATGACACTGCCTCTGGTAGAAACACTAGGTTTAGACCCAGTATTTGTTGCACTAGCGTGTGCGGTTGGCCCTGTAGGCTTCTCTCACCTAAACGACTCTTACTTCCACATTATCAACCGTACGCTGGGTATCACTGAACTGGCGGATCAGCTGAAGATTTGGTCAGTATCGTCAACTATCGCATGGGCTATCGGTGCTTCAATCATCATGGTTCTGAACTTAGTGTTCGGTAAAGGTGGCACCATTATCGATCCGTTAGTACCAATCGCTGTACTTGCTGCGGTAATCATTGCGGTAAAAATCAAAAGTGGTAAAACTAACTCTGTAGAATCGATTGCATAG
- the ltnD gene encoding L-threonate dehydrogenase codes for MSEVQSVGVIGLGSMGMGAAKSCVRAGLDVYGFDLNPKALEELAEYGAKAVSTNAVEFADKLDSVLILVVNAQQVNTVLFKTGLAASLRPNTPVMVSATISAEDAKQIEAKLAEHNLVMLDAPVSGGAVKAEAGEMTIMASGAQSTFDALNPVLEATAAKVYNIGEAIGLGATVKIIHQLLAGVHIAAGAEAMALAARANIPLDLMYDVVTNAAGNSWMFENRMKHVVDGDYTPKSMVDIFVKDLNLVSDTAKDLKFPLPLSSTALNMFVSASNAGFGQEDDSAVIKIFDGIDLPGVDK; via the coding sequence ATGAGTGAAGTTCAATCTGTCGGTGTGATCGGTTTAGGCTCAATGGGCATGGGTGCAGCGAAATCTTGTGTTCGTGCTGGGCTAGATGTTTATGGCTTTGATTTAAATCCTAAAGCTCTGGAAGAGTTAGCTGAATATGGCGCAAAAGCTGTTTCAACAAATGCGGTGGAGTTTGCTGACAAGCTGGATTCAGTACTTATCCTTGTCGTAAACGCACAACAAGTTAACACAGTCTTGTTTAAGACCGGTCTGGCTGCTTCATTAAGACCAAACACGCCGGTGATGGTATCAGCAACGATCTCTGCTGAAGATGCGAAGCAAATAGAAGCAAAACTTGCAGAGCACAACCTTGTCATGCTGGATGCACCAGTTTCTGGTGGCGCGGTGAAAGCAGAAGCCGGTGAGATGACTATCATGGCATCCGGCGCTCAAAGCACATTTGACGCACTTAATCCTGTGCTCGAAGCAACTGCAGCCAAAGTGTACAACATCGGTGAAGCAATTGGCCTTGGCGCGACAGTGAAGATCATTCACCAGCTATTAGCAGGCGTTCATATTGCAGCTGGTGCAGAAGCAATGGCACTTGCGGCACGAGCAAATATTCCTCTGGATCTTATGTACGATGTGGTCACAAACGCTGCAGGTAACTCATGGATGTTTGAGAACCGTATGAAGCATGTCGTTGATGGTGATTACACGCCTAAGTCGATGGTAGATATCTTCGTTAAAGACCTTAACCTGGTTTCTGATACAGCGAAAGATCTTAAGTTTCCGTTACCGCTTTCAAGTACTGCATTGAACATGTTTGTCAGCGCGAGTAACGCAGGTTTCGGCCAAGAAGACGACAGTGCGGTGATTAAGATTTTTGATGGCATTGACCTGCCAGGCGTTGATAAGTAA
- the otnK gene encoding 3-oxo-tetronate kinase produces MLLGVIADDFTGATDIAGFLVENGMRTVQLNGIPAQQIDVNADAVVISLKSRSCPVDEAIKDSVAALKWLQANGCQQFYFKYCSTFDSTAEGNIGPVTDALLAELGEDFTIVCPALPVNGRTVYNGHLFVFEELLSDSGMRNHPVTPMTDSSLIRMMNAQSKGTTGLVNFQTIEQGSQAVTQRFTELKEQGHHYAVVDAFNAEHLVTLGQAAKSFKLVTGGSGLAAGLARNWTEQLEDQSDAKQSGKPVKAPTVVFSGSCSVMTNQQVAVYKQQAPHFAIDVEACLTNEDYADLVFDWVMTNIESEFAPLVYATADATALKAIQEQYGAQASSHAVEQFFSKIAIKLQSNGVKNFIVAGGETSGVVTQSLKVKGFHIGPQIAPGVPWVKSVEGELSLALKSGNFGDENFFAKAQSFFA; encoded by the coding sequence ATGTTATTAGGCGTTATTGCAGACGACTTTACAGGCGCGACCGACATAGCAGGTTTTCTGGTAGAAAACGGTATGCGCACTGTTCAGCTAAACGGAATCCCGGCTCAACAGATTGATGTAAACGCCGATGCGGTAGTGATCAGTCTTAAGTCTCGCTCTTGTCCTGTCGATGAAGCTATCAAAGATTCAGTCGCGGCACTTAAATGGCTTCAAGCGAATGGCTGCCAGCAGTTCTACTTTAAGTACTGCTCAACGTTCGACAGTACAGCAGAAGGCAATATTGGCCCTGTTACTGATGCTTTACTGGCTGAACTTGGTGAAGACTTCACCATTGTTTGTCCTGCATTGCCAGTCAATGGCCGTACGGTCTACAACGGACATCTGTTTGTGTTCGAGGAACTGCTCAGTGATTCAGGTATGCGCAATCACCCGGTTACGCCGATGACTGATTCAAGCCTGATCCGCATGATGAATGCACAGTCAAAAGGTACTACTGGACTGGTTAATTTCCAAACGATTGAGCAGGGCTCACAAGCCGTAACTCAGCGCTTTACGGAACTAAAAGAACAAGGGCATCACTACGCGGTTGTTGATGCATTCAACGCTGAGCATTTAGTTACGCTGGGACAAGCGGCTAAATCATTCAAGCTTGTTACGGGAGGCTCTGGTCTCGCTGCGGGTCTGGCACGAAACTGGACGGAACAGCTTGAAGATCAGAGTGACGCAAAACAATCAGGTAAGCCTGTTAAAGCGCCGACGGTTGTATTTTCAGGCTCATGTTCTGTGATGACCAATCAACAAGTCGCGGTTTACAAACAGCAAGCACCGCACTTTGCTATCGATGTTGAAGCTTGTCTGACGAATGAAGATTATGCAGATCTTGTGTTTGACTGGGTAATGACCAACATCGAAAGTGAGTTTGCTCCGTTAGTCTACGCAACAGCAGATGCGACGGCGCTGAAAGCGATACAAGAGCAATATGGTGCTCAGGCATCTAGCCACGCTGTAGAACAGTTCTTCAGTAAGATCGCCATTAAACTTCAGTCAAATGGTGTGAAGAACTTCATTGTTGCAGGTGGAGAAACCTCTGGCGTCGTCACTCAAAGCCTTAAGGTGAAAGGTTTCCATATCGGCCCTCAAATCGCACCAGGCGTGCCGTGGGTTAAGTCAGTAGAAGGGGAGCTTTCACTGGCACTAAAATCTGGCAACTTTGGTGACGAAAACTTCTTCGCCAAAGCACAGTCATTCTTTGCATAA
- the otnI gene encoding 2-oxo-tetronate isomerase, with amino-acid sequence MAKFAANLTLLFTEVPFLERFEKAHQAGFKAVEYLFPYAYEPQELADKMQQFGFEQALFNMPPGDWDAGEKGFAAIPGRENEFKASVETALMYANKLNCKKVHAMSGIVDERFTREQHIETFIANIRYAADKFAEHGIELMLEPLNNRDVPNYFIAHQRDAVELIKQVERPNVKLQLDLYHAQIMDGDLSTLIREVAPYTGHIQIASVPERHEPSEGELNYPHLFDVLDDSGYQGWIGCEYNPRNTTEHGLGWVKPYL; translated from the coding sequence ATGGCTAAGTTTGCAGCAAATCTCACTCTGTTATTTACGGAAGTACCGTTTCTTGAGCGTTTTGAAAAAGCACATCAAGCGGGTTTTAAAGCAGTGGAATACCTTTTTCCTTACGCTTACGAGCCGCAGGAATTAGCAGATAAAATGCAGCAATTTGGTTTCGAACAAGCACTTTTCAATATGCCGCCGGGTGACTGGGATGCGGGAGAAAAAGGCTTTGCTGCAATCCCAGGCCGTGAAAACGAGTTTAAAGCGAGCGTAGAAACAGCGCTGATGTATGCGAACAAGCTGAACTGTAAAAAGGTGCATGCTATGTCCGGCATCGTTGATGAGCGATTCACTCGTGAACAACACATAGAAACGTTTATCGCTAACATTCGCTACGCAGCAGACAAGTTTGCAGAGCACGGCATTGAACTCATGCTTGAGCCATTAAACAACCGTGATGTGCCTAACTACTTCATTGCCCATCAACGTGATGCCGTGGAGCTAATTAAGCAGGTAGAGCGACCAAACGTGAAGTTGCAACTGGATCTGTACCACGCACAAATTATGGATGGTGATTTAAGCACTCTGATTCGTGAAGTCGCACCGTACACAGGGCACATTCAAATCGCTTCTGTACCGGAAAGACACGAACCTTCGGAAGGCGAGCTGAACTATCCTCATTTGTTCGATGTGTTAGATGACTCAGGTTACCAAGGGTGGATTGGTTGTGAATACAACCCGAGAAATACCACAGAGCATGGACTCGGCTGGGTCAAACCCTACCTGTAA